The sequence TATGTTCGTAAGGTTGATGCAGAGCTTCCTCAAGTCGATGAATTGGAATTAATGCGTCATTATGTAGGGCTATCCAACCGGAACTTCGGTATACTTTCTGGTACTTATCCGCTAGGGTCTTGTACGATGAAATATAATCCAGTGATTAACGAAGATGTTGTTAGACATCCTGGATTTAGTCATATCCATCCATATCAAGATCCAAAAACTGTTCAAGGTGCCCTTGAATTAATGTATGATTTGCAAGTACATCTTCAAGAAATCACAGGAATGCATGAAATCACTTTACAGCCAGCTGCTGGTTCACAAGGTGAGTGGACTGCATTGATGATGATTAAAGCCTTCCACGAAGCAAACGGCGATCATCATCGTAATGAGGTAATTGTACCTGACTCATCACACGGTACAAACCCGGCTTCTGCAGCGGTTGCAGGATTTAAGGTTGTTGAAGTAAAGTCAAATAAAAAAGGATTAGTTGACGTTGAGGACTTAAAGCGTGTAGTAAATGAAAACACTGCAGCTCTTATGTTAACAAACCCGAACACTCTAGGTTTATTTGAGACTGAAATTCTTGAAATGTCAGAGATTATTCATAATGCGGGCGGAAAAATGTACTATGACGGTGCAAACTTAAACGCTATTATGGGTTATACTCGTCCAGGAGATATGGGATTTGATGCCGTTCACTTGAATTTGCATAAAACGTTTACTGGCCCACACGGTGGTGGCGGTCCAGGTTCAGGTCCAATTGGAGTTTCAGAAGATCTTGCTCCGTTCTTGCCTAAACCGGTTGTTCGTGAAAATGATGGTGTGTATGAACTTGACTACGATCTACCACAATCGATTGGTATGGTGAAAAACTTCTACGGAAACTTTGGAATTAACGTGCGTGCGTATACGTACATCCGCACATTGGGTCCAGAAGGATTGAAGAAGGTTAGTGAATATGCTGTCCTTAATGCAAACTACATGATGCGCAGTCTTGAAAAAGAATTTGATCTTCCGTTTACACAACACTGTAAACATGAGTTTGTCCTATCAGGTAATAGACAGAAGAAACAAGGTGTGACTACATCGAACATGGCCAAACGTCTAATGGACTTTGGAGTTCATCCGCCGACTGTTTACTTCCCATTAATTGTGGAAGAGGCAATTATGATTGAGCCTACTGAAACAGAATCAAAAGAAAGATTAGATCATTTCATCGATGCAATGCTGCAAATTGCTGATGAGGTGAAGAGCAATCCAGAAATCGTTAAAGAAGCTCCACATAACACAGTTGTAAGACATTTAGACGAAGCAACAGCATCTCGTAAGCCAGTTCTTCGCTATCAAAAACAATAATAATAAAGAAGACTTTTGCTGAAATTTAGCAAAGGTCTTCTTTTTTTTTTTTTTTGACCTTTTAAAGCTATCTTGGATCCGATAAAGAATTCCTTTTATAGGGTAATAATATATCATAGAAGGATTCTTACTCCTTTTAGTATGCAATTCTAATTAGTTAAACCCTAAATTAAGGAAACTAGGAGGTATAAATGTGTTGAAAAACAAATTAAAAAAATTAATCAGTGATCCAAAATTACAAAAAGCAGTAAAAGACAAGGTAATTCCATTTGTAAAAAAAGAAATCCAAAAGAGAAAAATAAATAAATCGTAAAAGGTCAATGCAACACAAGTTGATTGGAACCTTGACCTGAGGAGCTAATACGATCAGGGAATACGTAGATTGTAGAGGTTGTATATTAAGTTAACTTTCTACCCCTAATTTTAATTCCGCTTAGAACTTAAGTAATGATTAAAATCTAGAAAAGGAGGGAAATACAATAGGAATAAGTATTTTTAGTGGAGTGTTTAAATGTTTGGACGAATTAAGAAAGAAGAGGATGAGAATGGCGTAGTTTTAAAGATTGAGCATAAGAAATTTAACATTTTCATTTTACGATACTCCTATATTATCACGTTAATAGCTGATATAATTTTAGGTTGTTTCTTTATTACAGGAAGTATTCTCAATTTGTTAGGTTCGGATCCTTTTTACTCGAATATGTCTTATTTAATCGGAAGTTTAGCTATGACAGTTCGACCAATTATTAGAGTTTATAAGCATATTCAAGTAAAGAAAAAGGACGATGGAGAAGATAATAATAGAAACATTTCATAGGAATTTAGTTACGAGTAAATGTTTAATACCTTTTAGAAAAAGGTATATACTACAAAAATATATCTGAGGTGAATAATATGTGTAATAACAACAATAAGTCACCAATAGAGAAAAAAGAAAAAGCTACTGACAAAATTGAAGGTCAGGAGTTTGTTGATGAAATCCCGTTAGAAGATTTGAAAATAGAGATGGAAGATGAAAAGAATAAGTCTAAGACCAAGGATGATTCACAAAGTGAACGAAAGTATAAGGGTAATGTTGATGAATAATTAGAACAGTAAGATCGATATAAAGAATATGAGAGAGAGGTTTCTCAGAAGTTCATTGAACTTTAGAGAGACCTCTTTTTTTGCTTAGTTTCTAGAAAATCAAGTTTGTTAGTCCGCCGATAAGTCACTTATTCAAATTTAAGATATTGGGGTTCTGCGACATTTATCAAATAGGTGTCTGTATCTAATTCTAGATGCTATTGAAGGAATGTTTTAGTGTTATAGGTAATTCACTCTTACATTCTATATATTAGTAAAATTTTAAAAGCCAAACAATTTACATAGATAAAAGGATCTAAAGGAGAAAATTTAAAAATTCTCCATCGGCAAAAAAATCCTCGAAAGAACATGGATATCCATGTTCTTATTTCTTTTTAAAATAAGTAATGAAAATTTAATAATTGTATAAAAAGCTCTTTAAACCTTTGAGGTAATTACTATTTCAATATTATTAATTGTTAAGTGCTGTAATATTTCAAGAAATTTATATGACTGGAAAAAAATCCCTCGTTTAATGAGAAATTTGTGAGGCTATATACAAGTTGACCTATAAACAAAAATAGGCCAAGGAACCTCGCATGATACTAAAATCGGGAGGATATCAGTCATGGGCATACACAAAAGCATCGATAGTTCTAGTCTAGCAGAGGTGGTTGATAGAATTCTGGACAAAGGAATTGTTATTGACGTTTTTGTAAGAGCCTCACTTGCAGGGATAGAAATCCTTACTGTTGAGGCTCGGGGTAGTGATAGCGAGTGTGGATACGTGGCTACGATATGCAGAGGCAGTTGGATTATTAAGTGACAAAGGTCAGGAAGAAAGGAACTACCATTCTCAACTTCCACAATTAAGTTTCTAGAGCAAAAGTAAATGGAGGAAAGGGGTTAATAAACAATGGTTACTCAGGAGGCAAATGAAAATATTCCCGTAAACGAACATGAGAATAAGGAAGAAATAAAACAACAAGAAAATACGGATCAAGAAAATATAGATCAAGAAAATAAAAATCAAATAGAAAACAATCAGGAAACGGAAGAAAAGAAGACTGAAACCAATTATTCTATGAATCTAGTGTTACTAGGCGGCATAGTTGGAGCAGGAGTTGGCTATCTCACCAATCCTGAAATAGGCAGGAAGGTCTTAAAGCAGTTAGGTGAGTCTGAATTCGCTAAAGTTGCGGGCAATGAATTCAAGAGAACGGCTCAGGATCTCTTAGCTGACCAGGCACAAAATAGCCTTAAACAATTAACGGTTGGTTATCTCAATAAATTGGATGAAGGCTTGTTTTCTTCATCAAAAGAGAAAGGTGCAAACGAGGAGACGAGCCTTTCGGGTGAAGAAGACCAGACATCAAGGTATGAGGAAATTAAGGAGGAAAACAAAAATTTGAATGATCGTCTACAAAGAATTGAAAAAATGTTAAATGACCTGGTGGAATCGAAATAATGCCCAGCCCTTCTATAACTCTAAGGGGGTGATGGGGTGGATAAACATGTAAAAAAAGCAGCCGGTAAGGTGGCAAAAACTGTAATTAAACATACCCCAGAACCAATAAAAGAAAAAGTGAAGGATGCCGCAGCAGAAAAAATAAAGGAGAACGTAGAAGGCCATATCCAAAATAAAGGGAAAGAATTCACGGATAAGTTGGAGCAGGGCAGAAAGAATTTTGCCGATAAAGCCCATGAAAAAGCAGGGGAGGCAAAACAAATAGCCCAAGATGCTTTACTCTCGGCCCGGGAAAAGGTAGGGAAGGTTGTTGAGGCGGGAGAAAGCTTTCAAAGGAAGGTTTCTTCCGGGGATGAAGATAAGAGCGAACTGAAAGTAAAGGGTGTCAGAAATATTAAAGGCACCAGCAATATAAAAACATCCAGAGATATTAAAAGTGCAACTAAGATCAAGAGCGCAGAGAATATGAAATCCTCAACTGAAATTAAGACCATGGGTTCTTAAAGAAACGTATGAAAGGAGAATGCAAGAATGGCACTTCAAAAAAGCACCGATAGCTCCAGTTTGGCTGAGGTTATCGACCGAATTTTAGATAAAGGAATTGTTATAGACGCATTTGTAAGGGTCTCTGTTGTAGGAATTGAAATTTTGACAGTGGAGGCAAGAGTAGTTATTGCAAGTGTGGATACATGGTTACGTTATGCGGAGGCAGTTGGGTTGCTTCGGGATGATGTAGAAGAAAATGGGCTTCCCGAACAGCCGAATGAAAGAAATGCACACTTTAGTATCTAAGAGTGAAGATAGGCATAGCCGGGGTTAAGGAAACCCTGGCATGCCTATTTAGCAAGTGGGGGTCATAGTCTATGGAAATAAAAAAAATAATTGGTAATGTTACGGAGTTTTTCAGTGAATTTGTCGCACCTGTTCATAAAATTACGGCTGTAGAAGAAAGTGATAACAATGGCTGGAAGCTGACAGTAGAAGTTATTGAGGAAAAAGAATATATGAAAAAGTATGCAAAAGATGAGCTTCTAGGTATCT is a genomic window of Niallia sp. XMNu-256 containing:
- the gcvPB gene encoding aminomethyl-transferring glycine dehydrogenase subunit GcvPB, whose protein sequence is MAKENFQLIFERSKEGRQAYNLPALDVPEVNLEEELESAYVRKVDAELPQVDELELMRHYVGLSNRNFGILSGTYPLGSCTMKYNPVINEDVVRHPGFSHIHPYQDPKTVQGALELMYDLQVHLQEITGMHEITLQPAAGSQGEWTALMMIKAFHEANGDHHRNEVIVPDSSHGTNPASAAVAGFKVVEVKSNKKGLVDVEDLKRVVNENTAALMLTNPNTLGLFETEILEMSEIIHNAGGKMYYDGANLNAIMGYTRPGDMGFDAVHLNLHKTFTGPHGGGGPGSGPIGVSEDLAPFLPKPVVRENDGVYELDYDLPQSIGMVKNFYGNFGINVRAYTYIRTLGPEGLKKVSEYAVLNANYMMRSLEKEFDLPFTQHCKHEFVLSGNRQKKQGVTTSNMAKRLMDFGVHPPTVYFPLIVEEAIMIEPTETESKERLDHFIDAMLQIADEVKSNPEIVKEAPHNTVVRHLDEATASRKPVLRYQKQ
- a CDS encoding YrhK family protein — its product is MFGRIKKEEDENGVVLKIEHKKFNIFILRYSYIITLIADIILGCFFITGSILNLLGSDPFYSNMSYLIGSLAMTVRPIIRVYKHIQVKKKDDGEDNNRNIS
- a CDS encoding YtxH domain-containing protein, giving the protein MVTQEANENIPVNEHENKEEIKQQENTDQENIDQENKNQIENNQETEEKKTETNYSMNLVLLGGIVGAGVGYLTNPEIGRKVLKQLGESEFAKVAGNEFKRTAQDLLADQAQNSLKQLTVGYLNKLDEGLFSSSKEKGANEETSLSGEEDQTSRYEEIKEENKNLNDRLQRIEKMLNDLVESK
- the gvpQ gene encoding gas vesicle protein GvpQ; translation: MDKHVKKAAGKVAKTVIKHTPEPIKEKVKDAAAEKIKENVEGHIQNKGKEFTDKLEQGRKNFADKAHEKAGEAKQIAQDALLSAREKVGKVVEAGESFQRKVSSGDEDKSELKVKGVRNIKGTSNIKTSRDIKSATKIKSAENMKSSTEIKTMGS
- the gvpJ gene encoding gas vesicle protein GvpJ: MALQKSTDSSSLAEVIDRILDKGIVIDAFVRVSVVGIEILTVEARVVIASVDTWLRYAEAVGLLRDDVEENGLPEQPNERNAHFSI
- the gvpO gene encoding gas vesicle protein GvpO; this encodes MEIKKIIGNVTEFFSEFVAPVHKITAVEESDNNGWKLTVEVIEEKEYMKKYAKDELLGIYDVYLNEEKEVTAYNRRNIRYRSSINQQA